A stretch of DNA from Candidatus Obscuribacterales bacterium:
CACGCCCTTTTTTATGGCGGGTGTGCGCTTGGTACCGGCGGGCGCATTAATTTTGCTGGCCGCCGCCTGGATGAAGCGTCCGCAGCCTCAGGGATGGATGGCTTGGCTATGGATTGGGCTATTTGGGCTGGTGGATGGTGCGCTGTTTCAAGGGTTTTTGTCCCAGGGACTCACCCGGACAGGTGCGGGGCTTGGGTCTGTGATGATCGACTCCCAACCCTTGGCGGTGGCCCTGATGGCGCGCTGGTTCTTTGGTGAACGCATTGGGATCTGGGGTGGTTTGGGCTTGGCCTTGGGGATCTTGGGGATCAGCCTGTTGGGATTGCCGGATGAGTGGCTGGTCAACCTATGGCAGTCTGGTTTGCAGGACGTTAGCGTTGCGTCGTGGCCAGAGGCGCTGGGCAATCTGTTCCAAAGCGGTCAGTGGTTGATGCTCATGGCTGCCCTGTCGATGGCGGTGGGAACGGTTATGGTGCGCTGGGTCTGTCGCTATGCCGATCCCGTGACGGCAACCGGCTGGCATATGATCCTGGGGGGATTGCCCCTGTTTGCCCTGTCGTCTGGTCTGGAAACTCAGCAGTGGAGCTTGCTGGATGGCGGTGATTGGCTGTCCTTAAGCTACGCGACTATCTTTGGGAGTGCGATCGCCTATGGATTGTTCTTCTACTTTGCATCGAGCGGCAACTTGACCAGCTTTAGCTCCCTCACCTTCCTCACCCCCGTCTTTGCCTTGGTGTTTGGCAATCTGTTTCTATCCGAGGTCTTGAGCTCAATTCAGTGGGCGGGGGTTGGTTTCACCCTAATGAGCATTTACCTGATTAATCAACGGGATGTGTTGACGACCAAGATTCGCCTAGGCCGTTGGCTGCAGGTCAAGCAGCTCTCTGAGGAACCAACCGCCGATTTGGCGATCGCCCAACCTCAGGAGCAGGAGCATCCTAGGTAGAATCTTGGGACTATCGAGAAGCGATCGCTTCCCGCATCCGTCGAGGGATGTCATGCACCATAAAATCATGGGCCATGATGGTGTTGGGAAAAATGGCCCGAGCTTCTGCCAATAAATCTCCGAGATCAACCGCGTTGCCCGGCGCATAACGAGGGCTGAAATGGGTCATCACCAACTGCTGCACTTGTGCAGATAGGGCGACTTGAGCCGCCATGGTGGAGGTGGAATGCAGACGCTGATAAGCCATCTCCGCATCGTGGTGGGAGAAGGTGGCTTCATGGACAAGCACGTCGGCATCTTGGGCTAGGGCCACGGCATTGTCGCAGTAAATGGTGTCGGTGCAGTACACAAATTTGCGGCCAATTTCCGTAGGTCCGCAGAGATCGGCCCCGTTAATCTGCCGTCCATCTGGCAGCGTCACCCACTCACCACGCTTCAGCTTGCCATACAGGGGCCCCGACGGAATGCCCAAGGCGGTGGCCCGATCGACGTTAAACCGTCCAGCTCGATCTCTTTCGGCCACTCGATAGCCAAAGGCTGGTACCCGATGGGTCAGGGCCTCACAGCTCACCACAAACTCGTCATCTTCGTACAGGATTCCAGGCGTGACGGTATGCACCTTCACGGGATAGGAAAAGTGAGTTTGGGAATAGCGGCCGCAGGCTCTCAGGTAGT
This window harbors:
- a CDS encoding DMT family transporter; protein product: MASNTSLGRSPFLPLLLIAPFFLWGTAMVAMKGTLPHTTPFFMAGVRLVPAGALILLAAAWMKRPQPQGWMAWLWIGLFGLVDGALFQGFLSQGLTRTGAGLGSVMIDSQPLAVALMARWFFGERIGIWGGLGLALGILGISLLGLPDEWLVNLWQSGLQDVSVASWPEALGNLFQSGQWLMLMAALSMAVGTVMVRWVCRYADPVTATGWHMILGGLPLFALSSGLETQQWSLLDGGDWLSLSYATIFGSAIAYGLFFYFASSGNLTSFSSLTFLTPVFALVFGNLFLSEVLSSIQWAGVGFTLMSIYLINQRDVLTTKIRLGRWLQVKQLSEEPTADLAIAQPQEQEHPR
- a CDS encoding ribonuclease Z, whose product is MQLTFLGTSSGIPTRSRNVSSIALRLPQRAEVWLFDCGEGTQHQILRSDIRVSQITRIFVTHMHGDHIYGLMGLLASCGLAGNPSRIDIYGPPKLDDYLRACGRYSQTHFSYPVKVHTVTPGILYEDDEFVVSCEALTHRVPAFGYRVAERDRAGRFNVDRATALGIPSGPLYGKLKRGEWVTLPDGRQINGADLCGPTEIGRKFVYCTDTIYCDNAVALAQDADVLVHEATFSHHDAEMAYQRLHSTSTMAAQVALSAQVQQLVMTHFSPRYAPGNAVDLGDLLAEARAIFPNTIMAHDFMVHDIPRRMREAIASR